One Halobaculum sp. CBA1158 DNA segment encodes these proteins:
- a CDS encoding THUMP domain-containing protein: MYGLEFVGEEDAFAAREARVAAAGVDRVAPGVAVADAVDAERVRGLAYTRTALDLLGRADADLHSARAVVEAASLDRAGTVAVRARVVRDSAAVSTGEAERACGAALVERGYDVDLDDPDHTLRVLFAGDACLVGWVVAESRRDFSTRRPTDRPFFQPGSMAPMDARAYANVAGAGPGSRILDPMCGTGGVLIEAGLVGSDVIGNDAQAKMVRGARENLSHYLDAAGGSASVAGDDTDDSDDSAVAAADDAADGTVDCDVIRGDATDLGVRDDAVDGVVFDAPYGRQSKIARHDLADLVSEALEEAVRVAPRGVLIADRSWHEEAVAAGWRVTDTFERRVHRSLVRHVHVLERT; this comes from the coding sequence CGCGTCGCCCCGGGAGTCGCGGTCGCCGACGCCGTCGACGCCGAGCGGGTCCGCGGGCTGGCGTACACCCGCACGGCCCTGGACCTCCTCGGCCGCGCCGACGCCGACCTCCACAGCGCCCGCGCGGTCGTCGAGGCGGCGTCGCTCGACCGCGCGGGCACGGTCGCCGTCCGAGCACGCGTCGTCCGCGACTCGGCGGCCGTCTCGACGGGCGAGGCCGAACGCGCGTGCGGCGCGGCGCTGGTCGAGCGCGGGTACGACGTGGACCTGGACGACCCCGACCACACCCTTCGGGTGCTGTTCGCGGGCGACGCCTGTCTGGTCGGGTGGGTCGTCGCCGAGTCGCGCCGGGACTTCTCGACGCGCCGGCCGACCGACCGGCCGTTCTTCCAGCCGGGGAGCATGGCACCGATGGACGCCCGCGCGTACGCCAACGTCGCCGGCGCGGGCCCTGGAAGCCGAATCCTCGACCCGATGTGCGGCACCGGCGGCGTGCTCATCGAGGCCGGCCTCGTCGGCAGCGACGTGATCGGCAACGACGCGCAGGCGAAGATGGTCCGGGGCGCACGCGAGAACCTCTCCCACTACCTCGATGCGGCGGGAGGATCGGCGAGCGTCGCCGGCGACGATACCGACGACAGCGACGACAGCGCCGTCGCCGCCGCCGACGACGCGGCTGACGGCACCGTCGACTGCGACGTGATCCGCGGGGACGCGACGGACCTGGGTGTTCGCGACGACGCCGTCGACGGCGTGGTGTTCGACGCGCCCTACGGTCGGCAGTCGAAGATCGCACGCCACGACCTCGCGGACCTCGTGAGCGAGGCGCTCGAGGAGGCCGTCCGCGTCGCGCCGCGAGGCGTGCTGATCGCGGACCGCTCGTGGCACGAGGAGGCCGTCGCCGCCGGCTGGCGCGTCACCGACACCTTCGAGCGTCGGGTCCACAGAAGCCTCGTCCGCCACGTGCACGTGTTAGAGCGGACGTGA